A single genomic interval of Halichondria panicea chromosome 2, odHalPani1.1, whole genome shotgun sequence harbors:
- the LOC135331652 gene encoding GREB1-like protein: MSSGGGSGSAPSTPISTTLPPISPIGPYMQQPTAGATLRYPLYATVQGGPLVYSPAMFGNIGMSWRPLGQVSTAGPSVNTSSPLLSASPLSQVPPGLLYPMLPMTKLKGGADSIKKSTDIGETGKRMIEYSHYEPDVKRPRLSESVPLTPSFTSSPSSHPSTPPHTHISSDQWSGQMQRSPVIKFISYPAGQSVILSSNASSTRTSTPQTIVLPITSLPKAVVPYSLSSPQVLPRRMVESSLSSEPGLVATSKTSPHIAATNQIPPPLLPDKLHLVLFRCLGNISDSVLNHPNITVSNQLHDLCKQSLNGMHDSLSPESVCYLVICYLNSLRPGEAINVENLRTMIHYAQAGEAEWIQYNKKHRKMSESTYVQSQLMHLSRMVVYPTQGKVQIRTSHHNLTDGLIHVLYHLQYSSTNLPDYVVAMALHTSATVDFCVLMIEPLQVLRLREAELAASFDSKRKRQQIKSKQVSLPQRPPSLKISPSNEFLSAVRRFERNLKDVVQIPFYCPETKDQQSTRLMSASIAESLVPASSYVIEHKPSGPFQEQYNMAVILLQKILSSFNSETKIEHFKNVDFRVLCPPDASFNSQTVSEVFKSGLVEYLEDLSLNKASGSPSNHNSSSRTNSDYETESRRRVVCCNMSQEAPQFQGLINDVQNNRETLYLVVVENAHLTTKIASKFFPSAGKSISSELSETSSVPISDSLSLLSNTTNCIILNVSSHPYSLQTSSCLIPPTTNQIHWLPSKSPTSDGETNGQFCSLHTFQRAHDNSGKEDAELGVAFKEDVCFEEMFYKSAARLNESSASSTSLTSLRAQQLLDQYIACLLAVVNQAPPTSCASPLPETLSLITQLVNGPMLNRRGQGSMLLIRSHDSDTGHQFYLSLKRVRNSLGLQFRFEVIFDNGSHLLSVSDHFAQRIPQKGRGQDGHVTCYRDLEGVPCIVVLAGQARAGLTFPRSLRWVDLRLCYPLTPFHRATYEYDLSLLNGYYTPLRKSSVRIGREDKDEPMKTEETDSVFNTTPSPQTPPNGPAHQTSSSSSSRKSSFCEETKQTTKGEGRVISWRPGATRTSSVSSTESHASTGNIEHPSPSSQECGLNSTGTVTVTIDPPSDENHFYSSTDSSTDFSKSPFTVPPVDEDMELHGDTADLDSDSDEEEGDEEMNHNKVCLLSRPYYHVWSSQNPQQHLLLPPAQGVTWSGGYKRTPLFDPDPHNQSLHYLRWSKPSSSHDRSHLDAVGKQTTQGAVKRFLLSGPPQVGKTGAWHMLIRLLHDHLRSSKGVTIETGTPVDSIFLQDTPSDHSTTHNMEHSKIVTLEYLTSHLCNGVDSKDVQCPSSVTMASQSTTKTPAVITVSTSPYMAYDVSHSCTKCSQLKASHGSEVLTSKFPVKEGSFITLKWQIPSSQAKHCTVVNDGERKYLYLLKLPHINWNKDIKLKVRSPVFIPTLGRDTTGLFNLGHAGYENLQVLVTVESQFKKYCRAWPNLVIMAVPDKEAMGLGATYHIIKSFAQHNYQLNSQHDNSSHTTWPMVTIMSDNIVMWKRIAETKSENFNMSEVLLTLERSTDCLQYAAIGVLTWSEDVTKSNNLSDFDLCHDFIMINLSRTAEIGYNQFSFNSAAVGFNLALREAGLQTKLCKEVAIVKKHILTGGNKYPLHSSVSSLVSDIDRVVISLHHDSSSHLPHPGPYLMEHYLLHKSQSLFPHALTPSHPVLVIDNYVTLGPKTHVTMVKSDRLAENSGVEQKITSCDASVQFGGLLLYLCEGRLRSEHISNLSFVPGACLCIVTRDCKTLVQEVARLDLEEKWKFRLRDEYQTACSDKMNPLFFFIGRYEG, from the exons ATATTGGCGAGACAGGCAAGAGAATGATAGAATATTCTCATTACGAACCTGATGTCAAACGACCTCGATTATCGGAGAGTGTCCCGCTCACCCCTAGCTTCACGTCATCACCCTCCTCACACCCCAGCAcgcccccacatacacacatctcCTCTGACCAATGGAGCGGCCAGATGCAACGATCGCCTGTAATCAAATTCATCTCATACCCAGCAG GTCAGTCTGTCATCCTTTCCTCTAATGCATCCAGTACTCGCACTTCGACCCCTCAAACCATTGTACTACCCATTACCTCGCTACCGAAAGCTGTAGTACCGTACAGTCTGTCATCACCGCAAGTACTACCACGCCGCATGGTCGAGTCTTCGCTTAGTAGCGAGCCGGGTTTGGTAGCTACGAGCAAAACCTCCCCGCATATAGCAGCGACCAATCAGATCCCTCCTCCGCTGTTACCTGACAAACTGCATTTAGTCCTGTTTAGATGTCTCGGTAATATATCAGATTCTGTACTTAATCACCCCAACATCACCGTTTCTAATCAACTGCACGATCTCTGCAAGCAGTCTCTTAACGGCATGCACGATTCTCTGTCGCCTGAAAGCGTCTGTTATCTGGTCATCTGCTATCTCAATTCTCTTCGGCCGGGGGAGGCTATAAACGTTGAGAACCTCCGTACTATGATCCACTATGCACAAGCAGGAGAGGCGGAGTGGATCCAGTATAACAAAAAGCATAGGAAGATGTCAGAATCAACGTATGTGCAATCTCAGCTGATGCATCTCTCTCGAATGGTCGTCTACCCCACACAGGGCAAAGTTCAAATCCGGACATCTCACCACAACTTGACAGACGGACTGATTCATGTTTTATACCACTTACAGTACAGTAGCACAAATCTACCTGATTATGTGGTCGCCATGGCATTGCATACTTCAGCTACCGTTGACTTTTGCGTACTCATGATCGAACCTCTACAAGTATTGAGACTCAGAGAAGCGGAGCTAGCAGCTAGTTTTGACTCGAAACGGAAAAGACAGCAAATCAAATCGAAGCAAGTGTCCCTTCCCCAAAGACCACCCTCGCTTAAAATTAGCCCCTCGAATGAATTTTTGTCGGCTGTGCGACGGTTTGAAAGGAATTTGAAGGATGTCGTACAGATCCCGTTCTACTGCCCTGAAACGAAAGATCAACAATCGACTAGATTAATGTCAGCATCGATAGCTGAATCACTTGTTCCTGCATCTTCGTATGTCATCGAGCATAAGCCCAGTGGGCCTTTTCAAGAGCAGTACAATATGGCTGTGATTTTACTCCAAAAAATTCTATCCAGTTTCAACTCTGAAACGAAAATAGAACACTTCAAAAATGTTGATTTTCGAGTCCTTTGTCCTCCAGATGCAAGCTTCAATTCTCAAACAGTTTCCGAAGTCTTCAAAAGTGGACTAGTTGAATATTTAGAAGACCTGTCTCTGAACAAAGCCAGCGGTTCCCCCAGCAACCATAACTCGAGCTCTCGTACAAACTCTGATTACGAAACTGAAAGCAGACGACGAGTGGTGTGTTGTAACATGTCTCAAGAAGCACCGCAGTTTCAGGGTCTTATCAACGATGTGCAAAACAACAGAGAGACTCTGTATTTAGTCGTTGTCGAAAACGCTCATTTAACTACGAAAATTGCAAGCAAATTTTTTCCATCGGCCGGTAAATCAATATCATCGGAATTATCCGAAACTTCTTCCGTCCCGATTTCAGATTCACTGTCGCTATTGAGTAACACAACAAATTGTATCATTCTCAACGTTTCTTCTCATCCGTACTCCCTTCAAACTAGCAGCTGTCTGATCCCACCAACGACCAATCAGATTCACTGGCTACCGAGCAAGTCGCCTACAAGTGACGGAGAGACGAATGGTCAGTTCTGCTCCCTTCACACGTTTCAGAGGGCGCACGATAATTCAGGGAAGGAAGATGCTGAGTTGGGAGTGGCCTTCAAAGAGGACGTGTGTTTTGAGGAGATGTTTTACAAGTCAGCTGCAAGACTCAATGAAAG CTCTGCCTCATCTACTAGCTTGACTTCACTTCGAGCACAGCAGCTGTTGGATCAATACATTGCCTGTCTACTAGCAGTCGTGAatcaagccccacccacttccTGTGCCTCCCCTCTACCGGAGACACTGTCCCTCATCACACAGCTGGTCAACGGCCCCATGCTCAACAGACGAGGCCAAGGGAGCATGTTGCTCATCAG GTCACATGACTCAGACACGGGTCATCAGTTCTACCTATCTCTAAAAAGAGTGAGAAATTCTCTTGGACTGCAATTTCGATTCGAGGTCATATTTGACAACGGATCTCATCTTCTGTCAGTCTCTGATCACTTTGCTCAACGGATCCCTCAGAAGGGGCGTGGTCAAGACGGTCATGTGACTTGCTACAGAGATCTTGAGGGAGTACCGTGCATCGTAGTGCTGGCAGGTCAGGCTAGAGCTGGACTCACATTCCCGAG GTCATTGAGATGGGTGGATCTACGGCTCTGTTACCCCCTCACCCCCTTCCACCGAGCCACTTATGAGTACGACCTCAGTCTACTCAATGGCTACTACACTCCTCTGAGAAAGAGCTCTGTCAGAATCGGAAGAGAAGACAAAGACGAG CCAATGAAGACTGAAGAGACAGACTCAGTGTTtaacaccaccccctcccctcagACCCCACCCAATGGCCCCGCCCACCAGACAAGCAGTTCCTCGAGCAGCCGCAAAAGCAGTTTCTGTGAAGAAACCAAACAAACAACGAAAGGAGAAGGCCGTGTCATCAGCTGGCGGCCTGGGGCTACTAGGACTAGTAGTGTGAGCTCGACTGAGTCCCATGCCAGTACCGGGAATATCGAACATCCCAGTCCAAGTTCACAAGAGTGTGGGTTGAATAGTACTGGAACTGTAACGGTCACTATTGATCCACCGAGTGATGAGAACCACTTTTATTCCAGTACCGATTCCAGTACCGATTTTTCCAAGAGCCCATTCACGGTACCGCCAGTTGACGAGGACATGGAATTGCACGGGGATACTGCAGACTTGGATTCTGATTCCGATGAAGAAGAGGGAGACGAGGAAATGAATCACAATAAAGTGTGCCTGCTATCAAG GCCGTACTACCATGTGTGGTCGAGTCAGAACCCCCAGCAGCACCTACTCCTACCCCCAGCTCAGGGGGTCACATGGTCTGGGGGGTACAAGAGAACCCCCCTCTTCGACCCTGACCCTCACAACCAGAGTCTACACTATCTAAGGTGGAGTAAGCCCTCCAGTAGTCATGACAGGTCTCACCTGGACGCAGTCGGCAAGCAAACTACTCAAGGGGCAGTCAAGAGGTTTCTACTGTCAGGACCACCACAG GTTGGCAAGACAGGTGCTTGGCACATGTTGATTCGTCTCCTACACGATCACCTGCGATCTTCAAAGGGAGTCACTATAGAAACAGGAACGCCTGTGGACAGCATCTTCCTTCAAGACACACCCTCCGACCACTCGACCACGCACAACATGGAGCACAGCAAGATAGTTACACTCGAGTACTTAACCAGCCATCTCTGTAATGGAGTAGACTCCAAAGATGTACAATGCCCCTCGTCTGTCACCATGGCTTCACAGTCCACCACCAAGACGCCAGCTGTCATCACTGTAAGCACCTCCCCTTATATGGCATACGATGTGTCACATTCCTGTACCAAATGTTCTCAACTGAAAGCCAGCCACGGCTCTGAGGTACTAACTTCCAAGTTCCCCGTAAAAGAAGGCTCCTTCATTACGCTTAAGTGGCAAATACCATCTTCACAAGCCAAACACTGTACGGTTGTGAATGATGGAGAGAGAAAGTATCTCTACTTGCTCAAATTGCCCCATATTAACTGGAACAAGGACATTAAGTTGAAAGTTCGGTCACCTGTGTTTATTCCAACTCTGGGCCGTGACACGACTGGACTGTTCAACCTTGGCCATGCCGGCTACGAGAACCTGCAAGTACTGGTGACTGTGGAGAGCCAGTTCAAGAAATATTGCAGAGCTTGGCCTAACCTGGTCATCATGGCTGTACCTGATAAGGAGGCAATGGGATTAG GGGCCACCTATCACATCATCAAGAGTTTTGCCCAGCACAACTATCAGCTGAACAGCCAACACGATAACTCATCCCACACCACGTGGCCAATGGTGACCATCATGAGCGACAACATTGTCATGTGGAAAAGAATCGCAGAAACAAA GAGTGAGAACTTCAACATGTCTGAGGTGCTACTAACCTTAGAGAGATCTACAGACTGTCTACAGTACGCTGCCATCGGTGTTCTCACTTGGAGTGAAGATGTCACCAAATCAAATAATCTCTCGGACTTTGACCTCTGTCACGATTTCATCATGATCAATTTAAGTCGAACAGCAGAGATTGGATACAATCAATTCTCTTTCAACTCTGCAGCTGTCGGCTTTAACCTAGCCTTGCGTGAAGCTGGATTGCAAACAAAACTGTGCAAAGAAGTGGCGATTGTTAAAAAGCATATACTAACTGGGGGCAACAAGTATCCTCTGCACTCAAGCGTGTCTAGTCTTGTTTCGGACATTGATCGAGTGGTGATCTCTCTCCACCATGATTCGTCCTCGCATCTGCCTCACCCGGGTCCCTATCTCATGGAGCACTACCTCCTTCACAAGAGTCAGTCTCTCTTCCCACACGCCTTGACTCCTTCTCATCCTGTGCTGGTTATCGACAATTACGTAACCCTCGGCCCAAAGACGCACGTAACCATGGTAAAGTCGGATCGTTTGGCGGAGAACTCGGGAGTAGAACAAAAGATTACGTCGTGCGATGCGAGTGTACAATTTGGAGGGTTGCTTTTGTATCTCTGCGAAGGCCGCTTGAGAAGTGAGCATATCAGCAATCTCAGTTTCGTCCCCGGGGCATGTCTGTGTATTGTGACTAGAGACTGTAAGACGTTGGTACAAGAAGTAGCAAGGTTGGATCTCGAAGAGAAGTGGAAGTTTCGCTTGAGAGACGAGTATCAAACTGCATGCTCGGACAAAATGAACCCATTGTTCTTTTTCATTGGACGTTACGAAGGTTAA